Genomic segment of Labrus mixtus chromosome 1, fLabMix1.1, whole genome shotgun sequence:
TGAAGATATGAAAGACTTGTTGATGAAAGCTATTCATTACACTGTTCAAGTGTTAACATTTCAGCTGTTAATTCCCTGATGAAAGATGAACACTCACAGTTGCATGCTTGTAATTCAGTCAGTCATCCTTATGAGCTCAGACTGCATCAAATAttagtatttaaaaatgtggttGTACATCTTGCTTTAAGATGTGTATGATGTGAAAggcatcatttttttaaaacttatgATAGATTTAATTGTATAGCATGAGTAACTAAACACatgaaggcaaaacaaaaatgatagGCACTGAAGTTATTTATTCAAGCACTGTCATATTGAATTTAACCTTTTAAAGGGACAGTCTGCATACTCTCTGtgaatttttttgttgttcagttttttcaaccttttctgATATTATAAATTGTAAAGCAAAATTAAGGTAAATCACTGTAGGTTGGATTTCTATCAGGCCAGCAGGTGGCGCCTGTGAATATTGAGAGACCAAACCACCACATCATCACTCATTGTACTAATAAATTGAGTCACTTGAACAGATCAAATAAGGTGTCACTAACAGTCTGTGTTTTGCTCTCTCCTCAGGGGCTTGGCCAGTCCTCATAGAtgactttgtggagtttgctcGACCGATTGTGAGGGGGAATAAGCGCAACATGACATAGTAGTTGCCCTAAAGTTTCAACCAGAAGATGGAGATTctcctgattttctttttgtttgaatgagAATTTTTTATACAATGAGCCAAAAAGACCCTACTTTTCAAAAAGACAGTCTGCAGTTTGTTGTTAGGATCGTTCTTCCAACTGCATAAGATGCCTTGGCTGGGGAGCGACCTGAAACTCCAGTTCAAAGAGGACAGCAGCAACCGGAAAGAgagattctgtttttttgttgttgtttttgtcgtCTGCTATCAAGAAAAGACTTTGTAACTGCAATATGAAAATGATGGGTACCCTTACACTCAGCACTCGTGTGCAAATCATCGACGAGTGTGGCTTCCAACTGCTGCTGTCAACTCACTTTTACCTGAACCCTTGGCACAATGAGGAGGGACAGTGACGGTGAACTTTCAGCACATGCCGAGGATTAAGTTATAGATGCAGTAGGATGTGGCCTCATGCATTATCATTAGTGAATGACACAGAGTGTTACAAATCTGCATGTGTATGTCAGCTGGTGCAAAGTGACGGATGCTGATGTGATATTTGTGAGGATGCAAAAAGTGATCTACATTATTTTAGCTGAGATTGTGAATGTGTAGCTCTCTAACAATCAAACTGAGAGCAGAGAAAAGTGTGCTTGCTGATCATAGTATGTTTGTgagtttgtaaatgtgtttgtgtggttttttttttggtgggggagggggttaCATTTTTGCCTCTTTTACAATTTGAaagattttaatttgatttttattataatttgcAGTCAGGAATTTATGATTCACCTGCACTGATTGACAGTGAAAAGTTTTGTATTCACACTGAAAATTGGAGACCGCAGGATCGGAGCATCCCTTCTGAGCTCAGCACCAGCAGAATTGCTATCCTTACAGTTGTGAAACACCCATAGGGTACGCATAGGATTCAGACtacatttaataataaatatatatatgggGGGGAAAAGGCAGGTACCAGTGAGGTTGATAATCTTTATTAGTAAACAATTAGCGTTTAGGATTTCTGATTTTTGTTGAAATGCTTCTGCGTTACATTGTTGTTTTGactagtttttgcagtgtgtgaGCTGCTGTACACAAGAGAAACTGACTGGCACGTTGACTGTTTTTTATAATCCAGGTGACGATGACTTGCCAAACCTGCAAACTGCACTGATTTTACACTTTTTCTGTTGTAGGTTTTCTTATCAGAAAGCACTGTATACAGCTACATACCCATTCAGTTTACACTTACATGctagtattttaaaatgaacatctATATCCCAGCCAGAGGTATTGTTACACTGTTAGTTTACACTGTTTGAGGCTTTTCATTGAATAAGATACTTCAGCAGGGGCAACACGTATGTGTTAAAGTACCACAAAATTACTACAGAGAAAACTTTACTTTAAGAACACTGCTTTTAGATGCCATCAAGGGGTGACTGTGCAGTAAAGCTCTTCTCAAAGTGAATGGCTACATAACTGGATATGGGCACAAGTATGCGGGAACACCCAGCTGTAATGTCAGATGTGGCCACAGGACTTGAAGCTTTTAACCCAAGTTAAAGTTGAAGTGTCGCTCTAAGTGTATTTATAGACATATACAGCTCTTTATCTGGTCCCTATTCCTGGCTTTAGAGCGTGACAGAAGGTTGAGCTCAGGTACCAGTCGTCCTCTCCCGGTCACAGTGAGCAACAGGCAGCTTTCTGCACATGCATAAGTAATCCCCAAACTCTTTGTTCTCAATAGCCACCAACTACAATGTCTTGTTTGGCAAAAAGTTGTCgccatgaattattttttttgtgttgaaatAATGGTGGACTGTTTCCTGCATCAGACTGTCCTGACATCTTTGAACTACACAGGGAAtcgtttgcctttttttttttcccttaaactgataaacatgtttaagaaCTTATATTTATGTAAACAGGTGTCAGTCATGTACTATGGCTGAGTGTATGAAGCTTCAGAAGTTGCGGCAAATCATGATGGAAAGGACTGACTGCATATGCGATCAGAAACCAGCCTCATCATGTGATTGTACGACAGCTACTTCAGGAGCAGGTCCATGTGtcgtgtctgtctgtgcatcTAAGCAAGCTAGATACGTGATGGTGCAATGAAAAATCCCATATACGTTTTTCAGTCATGTCTGTGAAGGTTCTCAATTGTCCAAGTTATGACAGTTTGAAGTCCCAAAAGACAACTGGAATTGGTTTTCCAACCAAGCCCATTTGCCTTTTCAGAATTaaatctaaacttttttttctgagtctGTTGCAACTGCAAGATGGTGGGAAATGTTCTCCTTAGTTGACTGTTGTTGACTTTATGATCTGACATGGTCTGTGCTCCACAAACgagaaaacaagacatttcTCAGTGTTCAGTTAGATTATGTGGTACgttgttttttgggggttttttttggacagaTGTGCGGTCAAACTGTTTCTAGTTATACAGatcaatcttttaaaaacagtattATTTTTGCCAGCAAGAAAACAGGTATTTACAGAATGTTATGTTTTGTCACAGAAGCATACCTTACGTTGTTTTCTTCAAGAGAATTTTCAATAAAGCATGTTCTTTTTGACGGCCTTGTAAGCGGTGTGTTGTCTTTAAAGTAAGGCATTTAGTTGTGACATCAAAGGTTTGTTTGGATAAATCAGTTGGTTGTAGATATTGAATGCAGGTAAGCAGGCATATGTTGAACTTAAAGCCTCCaaaattaaaagtaaatcaatatgaaaCATAACTAGGTAAATTTTCAACAAAAACTGCAGCTAAATATACAACTTGATAGTCCGTTCTGTGTTGTGCATTTTACAAAACAGAACTAGTtaatcgggggggggggctacaactaatttttattatctttatttcaAACTTGGTGCCTCAAAAAACTAACTAACTCTTCTTATGATGTCtctgtaaaataataaactgaATTCATTTGGCCATCTGTGCCATGCTCTATGTAGACGTACGTGTCTAATGGAGACCTAAGGTTTGGTAATCCAATCAAACCCTGACTGATTCAGAGATCTGATAACTAAACAGAAGTACTACTTGATGGattagatacatttttttttcatctttttatgaGACACTATGGACCTAAAGTGTGTATAAAATGTCAGCTTGGCAACAGTGGTCCTTTATGAGGTTGCATTCCTGCCAcataccatcatcatcatcatcatcactagcTCTTCTGGTAATGCTAAGCATGGGTAGGCCTTCACCCACCAATGAGATAAATGAACACATTGGGTTGTATAAAGTGCTGGTTTGTACAAAGGGGGTCAAATAAGGTTAAGATGAAGTCAACCATGGATGCATTGCATATCACTGGAGTGTTGCTGGTGACAGTAGGAgatgattaataaaaaaaaaagtttaaaatagtGAGGTTAGGAAGTTGAGCCTCGATGAAGCAAGAGGCACCAGTTGGGATGATTTTCCATTCTTACCCTTCTCCCATGGGGCTGGTGGGATGTCAACAAGGTCCAGCACCAGCTGACAAGTCCGCAGTCCAACCCAGCAGCACGTTAGCATCTCTCCCAGGGTGTCCAGCCCCCCATTACCAGTCCACAACTAGCCATCCAGCTCCCAGGCTTTAGTGCCATGGGGATTGCCTTTTTAGGAGACACCTGATCACAGCTGAACTCTACAACGCCCCACACAAAGAAACTGTGACTGATAACATGATGCTTTCTTGTGTGCGCCCCGAGCTCATGCTACAGAGTGTGTAACGGCTGATGAGATGCGAGAAGAGCTGTGAGGGCGAAAAGGCGTCGAGGAGGTCTGTGGTGACTGTTCTTCAAACTTCAAACGGATCTAAAAATTGGGATTTTTTCAAGATGTATTtggaaaacacaacatttttgtcattttgttctGTGACTGCCAGCCTTTTGAGGTGGTGAAGATCAACTGCAGCGTGAAAAAGTTTAGATTTGTTCACAAAAGGTTGCATCTTAATCCCAGGAGAAGGAGTGCGGGCTTCATTCAAGAAAATAGCTTGTTTTCCCTGTGATTAGCTGGATAAGACGACGTGAGTGGACCCTGGTGTTATGGAGAAATTCAAAGCAGCCATGGTTCTGGGTGCTAGTGGGGATGCCTTGGGCTACAGAAAGGGTCATTGGGAGAGCTGCACCTCAGGCAAGAAGATCCAAGAGGAACTGGCCTCTTTAGGGGGACTGGGGGCCCAGAAGTTAGACCCTGATAACTGGCCCCTGAGTGATGCGACACTTATGCACATGACCACAGCAGAAGCACTTGTAACAGGTAAGTTTTAGATTTACAAGGGTTTTCTCTTATTGTTATATGTTTAATATTAATCTTTGTTACTCTTATTTTTCATATTGCCATAAATAGTACTAAAACCCTTCTTATCTGTTCAATAATATATGGACATCATCTGACCTGTCCAGCCAGGTGTTAGATCTTTCTACATTGTAAAAGACAAGAATAGCTTCTTCTATACAGTCAGTGGAAGCAGCTAATCACTTACTGGCAGACCATCTCTGAATGAATAACCCTGCTGACATACCCATAATCCATCCTTGCGACTGACCATCAAAGAAAAAACCTTCGTCACGCTAAAGTCATTTCAAGCCCCCTGCAGGGTGGGCAGGGGTTGCCAGGACAGAAAAGTCCAAAATAGCCTACTTTGGAAAAGTATCCACGGCTCCCCTTTACTGAACAATAGCTGCTCCATAATCTGCTCGTATCATGTTTGACTGCAGATGCGGTTCTAAGCCAGTGACAGCAGCCCTGTGAAATGGTGATGACATCTTTTGAGATTAGGAAGCCCAATTTAGACACAATGCCTGAACACACATTGAACATACACACATTGTAATAAATCCTGTTGTTAATGccagaacatacagtaaaagAATAATGTTGTATGAGGCCTTCATCCGTCATTAAATGGGCTTATCAAAGTATAATTAATTTTTTATCTAAAAGAGACAATAAAGAGCTTAAATTAAGCTTTGAACATGTTCATTGAAGGATTTAAAGGAACACATCCAGATTTATCCTCCCTCATCCACTGTAACAGGACCTGAACTACAGTCCGGTCCAGAGGGTGAAAGTTGCTGTCAATCATCAACATCCAAGATCACCAAATATTAGGTGATAATACTCTGTCAACATAGGCTCTTTCTTCAAAACACATAAAGTACACACATGAGTAAATTGTTGCAGGACGGCTGTGGGATCTGCTCCAGGATCCCAGTTGACCCCTTGGTGTGTGGAAGTGACTCCACTTGTTCTGAGGCATGCTGGTCCTAATCTATGGTGCGGCAGGCTGAAGCTAAACTTAGCCCACCGCAGTACCACTCATCTCGTCTTGCATGCCGATCATGAGTGcctttcagtctgtgtttgtgtatatgtgtccaGATTACTGGTGTCTGGAAGACCTGTACCGGGAGCTGGTGCGTCTCTATGTTGAAGCCATGGTGTCTCTCCAGGGCAAAGCTCCAGATCCTGCCACTGTGGAGGGCTGTGTTCACCTCAAACCACACAACTTCCTGCTCGCCTGGCACACACCgtttaatgaaaaaggctagtGGAGGTTTATGATACTGTTATTAAAAACACGtgatataaaatgtgtgttttaatccAGACACATATGTGTATGTACAGGGTCCGGTTTTGGGGCAGCTGCCAAAGCCATGTGTGTGGGTATGAGATATTGGCAGCCTGAGAGATTAGACAACCTGGTGGAGGTCAGCATAGAGATTGGCAGAATGACCCACAACCATCCGACAGGTTAGCATTTTcaaatatatacaaacaaatgtGACATCTAAAAGTTGATAATTCacttttacatgtatttatttgcatCTCACCTGTtagtattaatatatatttaagtttTGAATTAGAAATGTCAGTAGAAAGATATTGCGCAGTGACTATTTGTGTCCCTCTTGGCTTCAGGCTTCCTAGGCTCCCTGACATCAGCACTGTTTGCATCCTATGCGATCCAGGGGAAACCTGTTGTGACTTGGGGCCGTGAGCTCATGAAGGTCATCCCTCGAGCTGAGGAGTACTGCAAGAAGACTATACGACACATGTCAGGTTagtttctgcttttttctgtattgatgttaaaacctaaaaaaaaaactatagtGTTAGTCAGTAAAGAGAATTCCTTAATTGGGGTTGTATGCTGAAAGGTGATAACAGAAATCTGTCTGATTTTACACTCCTGAGCAGAATATCAGGAAAACTGGTTCTACTTTGAGGCCAAGTGGCAGTTTTacctggaagagagagagattgagaacGAGGGACAGAACAAAGCGGCATTCCCTGATTCTTATGACCCAGAGGAGACGGACAAGGTACTTCCTGCTTCTCTGTCTCAAACAGatgaataaacacaagatataCTTGTCTTCAGGTTGTACGAAATAACCTAAAAGGAAGTTTCTTGCTGTATTCTGTCCATGTCCATTTACAGATATACAAGCGCTGGAGCTCAGAGGGTCGTGCAGGCCGCAGAGGTCACGATGCTCCCATGATAGCCTACGATGCCCTTCTAGCTGCCGGCAGTGACTGGGACGAACTGTGTAAACGAGCCATGTTCCATGGAGGTGAGTACCACAGAATGCTGCACCTAAAATACaggctaaataaaaaataacttgcTGAATGCTACTTCTGTGAAAATTCTCTTTTTATAGGTGAGAGTGAAGCCACAGGTCTGATCGCTGGCTGTCTCTATGGCCTCATGCATGGCCTGGGCAAGGTTCCCCAAAGTCTGTACCAGAATCTGGACAAAAGAGAGCGCCTGGAGGAACTGGGAGAAGCGCTTTACAAAGCAGCATCTGCAGAGAAGTGCATAGACAAGTAATTCTTCTCTTCACTGGCCTGAACCCTTCTGGCTGCACAAAGGAACTGCACATGCCTCTAAAACTGCCTGCTTATATCCTACATTACTCTCTAGtcatatacagtacagtactgTATACACTGATCTGTAATGAACTGACATAGTTTAATTGCCTCTGCTGGCAGCTGCAAAACATGCAGCAATGACTGCAAGTATTTTCTTGGGGTACGTGTGCTTGATTCAAGTCCTCCCTCAAATGCTTGTTTTTGTCGCTGACAGACTCAAAttgtgtttcaaatgtctgacaGTATCATGTGAAGGATATATGCAGAGATAGGCTTCATGTTCAACAACCAACATGTATTTCCTTCTCTGACATCCTTTTCTAAAACTAACTTGTATTAACATGAAGCACAAACCGATGTAATGGAAAAACAATGTGTAAGTTTAAGATAGGCCTACAGCCTATCTGCTTTGAAGATACATCTCTCGTCACAGAAAGCTTCAAATATTTTTGAACTAGAGTAATCTTTTTAATGCATGTATGTCCTGAACtgtttgaatgatttttaacttttatgcaTTACATTACTAAGGTGTAATACTTCTATCTTATACACTGTAATCAATTATAATTTGCACTGTGATGCTCTTATCAGGTTTAGTGTACTTTATTATGAAAATCCCCATCACATGGTGAATATTAATACgatataaacattaaaatggACTGAGATAAATATGCATGATGTgcctgtttctctttgtctttcttcttaATTTTCTACCAAGTATCCTCTTCTTGCTCCACAAACCTCCTCTACAATGCCCTGAACTAATCTGTAACACGTTCACTACGCTGGAGCTTTCCACTTCAAGTCTGAACGTTATATCTCCTCCCCTTTGCTGCAGGTCGGAGTTGACTATTGGAATATGAAGTTCGAGTAAAGTACTGCCAATTGACTGTAAAGTCATCCAGGGGAGAATGTTAATgagttaaagagagaaaatagtCCCTTTAGAGTTAACTTACTGCTCCATCTCCAGTCTTTTGATGCAAAgtgtaaaacacaaatatagcTTTGCATTTCATAACTATTAAATTGGTGGGATATCATTGTTCCATTCAGACAGCTAAGCCCTGCCTGGGCCTCAAGAACTACTACATAGTTTATGTACAACTTGTTTGCTTGGATAATCCAAACCTATTTAGTTATCTTAAAATCTTGAAtgtgaagtcaaaatctttaaCTGGTCAggtattatttttgtttattgccaattcataacaaatgttatctcaggaCATTTTACAAAGAGAGCAGGCCTTAGCcgctctctttgttttattatttacagtgcTAACACTTAGCCGCAGATGCTCCAGGGATTAAGTTGTGCATGTTCTCCACTCTCCATAGACCAGATTCTCGGAAAACCAGTATCAGCCCTGATGCCGGTATGTTGAGGAAGTTGGTAAGAGATCGCAACTGTCGCCCTGTTCTCCGAGGGATTCTGGAGAGTCTCCTGCATTACCTAACACAGGATCTTCCAAAGCTGACCCTCGCAAACTCAGAGACGGCAGGGTTGGATATTGTTGTGGAAAGAAACACAGATTGGTCAGACAGCCAACTGCAGATAAGTTGCACTATTGTTCAGCACAAGTCAGATCCTCAAATGACCCTGGAAAAGAATGCTGAGACCTGTTCCAAGACCCCCTGCTGGTCAGATCCACAAAAAGAGAGTGGAGGAGATCAAAAAGCAGGAGACTTAATATCCCGGCGCCTTACCACATTCCAGATACTCCAATCCAAATTCACAAGATCCACACCTAAACCACCCCTCACCCACCAGAGGGAGGTGGGAACTCTTTGTCCAAGCAGAGGGCTGGGAGGTCATACGAACAACCGCCAAGACAGTGAGCATGACATGCATACAAAGGCTCGCaatggaagagaaaaaggaCTGAAAAGGGGAGGCAGTGTGAAAGATATTGTAGCTAAGTTTGCCACGGTTGAACAAAAGGAGAAGGGGCAGAACAGTCTGAAGAAACAGCCAATCAAACCAAGACTTATTGGAAGAGGCATCCTTTTATCATCTTTGATGGAGAGGTTTGAGACCATGGCCACTGTGCGTAAGGGAAGTGACTTAAAGAGTTCAAAAGAAAGACCTTCTGGTGGAGTCCAGGTAACAAGCAGTGTGAAAGAGAGGGTAGCTTGTCATGAAAGACTGCACCAACATGCAGCTGAACAAACtgttcaaatacaaaaccaacatAAGCAAATGAAACGTAAATCTGATGAAGAGcagtcagaagaaaagaaaactacaaaaggCAAGGAACAAAAATCTAAGCACGAAGTGGATGTTTCAAGAAAAGTTACCTCCAATCTGAAAGGAATGTATGATTTAAAAGTGAAGAACATAGAGCAAAGAAAGCTAATGGGTGATTCAGACCCAATGGATGAAGATCATTGTTCTTTCAAAGCTAATATAAAGGATCAAGCTTATATTAACAACGCTGAGGGCAGGGTGTCAGGGGAATATGGTAACACTGAGACTACAGTAGAAGAAAACAATATGACTGGCAAGTTAAAACATGGACATCTTCAGATTCTCTGTTTAGCATATGTCACTGAGAACACACTCCCAGAACCGTGCAGGCTAATTCCTCAGATAGAAACCCACGTTAATAGGCATTTGGCAACCATCATAACCTGCTCACCTGTGTGGTCCAAATGTGTGGATTGTTCTCCTAAAACATATTCTGCAAAACCGTCAGAAGGCTCAACCTTTGCAGAGGTTTTTGACGTGATGACAGAAGTTCCCCAAGGAGCCCAACAACACCCTTCAATGGGATCGAATGCAGGTGAACCTTTCACTTCAGTGACTGAAGGGAGAAGTCTCTTAAGATCAAAAGCTGAGAGACTTTCTACATCTATGGAGCCAACAGAGAAAGAAGGACTGGAAAATCTGAATCCAACCAAAGCTGAGACCACGCATCGAAGGCTGCCAAAGTACCCCATTCCATGTGTTTGCAGATTTGATTactgtgaagatgatgatgatgatgatctacCTGATTCCTCCCCCCAACCGGCACTGGAAACAGTGACTCCCTTGGTTTCAATACCACCACAACAATCTGATACTTTTGAGACAGATTTTAACTCTAGATTGGTGACTTTTCAAAATATCAAGCTAAGTCTTCCTAATAATACGAAAGCACCAACCCATCATATACAAACGAAAAAGAAT
This window contains:
- the adprhl1 gene encoding inactive ADP-ribosyltransferase arh2 produces the protein MEKFKAAMVLGASGDALGYRKGHWESCTSGKKIQEELASLGGLGAQKLDPDNWPLSDATLMHMTTAEALVTDYWCLEDLYRELVRLYVEAMVSLQGKAPDPATVEGCVHLKPHNFLLAWHTPFNEKGSGFGAAAKAMCVGMRYWQPERLDNLVEVSIEIGRMTHNHPTGFLGSLTSALFASYAIQGKPVVTWGRELMKVIPRAEEYCKKTIRHMSEYQENWFYFEAKWQFYLEEREIENEGQNKAAFPDSYDPEETDKIYKRWSSEGRAGRRGHDAPMIAYDALLAAGSDWDELCKRAMFHGGESEATGLIAGCLYGLMHGLGKVPQSLYQNLDKRERLEELGEALYKAASAEKCIDK